A genomic stretch from Ictalurus punctatus breed USDA103 chromosome 2, Coco_2.0, whole genome shotgun sequence includes:
- the nek1 gene encoding serine/threonine-protein kinase Nek1 isoform X6: MDKYEKVKKIGEGSFGKAILVKSKEDGHQYVIKEIGISRMSNKERQESRKEVAVLANMSHPNIVQYKESFEEKGCLYIVMDYCEGGDLFKKINNQKGLLFPEEQILDWFVQICLALKHVHDRKILHRDIKSQNIFLTKDGTVQLGDFGIARVLSSTVELARTCIGTPYYLSPEICENKPYNNKSDIWALGCVLYEMCTLKHAFEAGNMKNLVLNIIRGSYPPVSVHYSQDLRALLGLLFKRNPRERPSVGAILNKPFLARRIQKFLSPQLIAQEFSKQPKINVAQGVPAKHPIPGPASITPAQKITKPAAKYGVPLIAKRPADTIRKPADAARKPAERKLGVKFRQALPPAAVQRRMSRLEEERRRHEDGAKKKRVELMERERKQREQMFILKAAQMKRFEREKLNRINRAREQGWKNVLSSSGGSSPERKFFGGGGMGVSPTPVPIPSLPGPAHVPPSLPGSKASGDCIPAKLRAQVAAERANQVKEFLQRKQEALHNKVRAEGQLEYLARLRQIRLQNFNERLQIKARLRGEKHDSECSDSQESCEELELRRKKIEALKVQSKARAAVLKEQLEKKRREAYEKEKKAWKEHLAARGVKVDIGPPKGAAPPWPDHTPQDAITKATPSSRPNTPAISMTAALKDVGVTASGQSSPMKEDPSKPETSDVQSDRKEILRRLNHNLRAYPSKEEGEQEMTPLSEPGPDPQPCQPVTDERPQSGGDRRRWETGAPPVLSVAQCTLEDTCSTMAGSQTASSEASPVSGGDRKKWQPGDVPLAVAHQTLEDTSITTAEQTTGEVIPMEAWQGEGLRKVWGQTPVSEVLKILEQAELQPLTQCLDNSSICDDTHTESLIPSLGTSDDPEGVTLGPYLQPSQAVIDQDQEEQATISKVQDQQPAICPDQEHQAVIVQVQDRQVDIAPDQEQEVNIPQDQDQHTPNDQDHEQVSECPEALSDAVVISSHELKPDSPEKSLPDEKGTEETDEIESLVLEDDLPQISRPPAEVVNAWGEKAVQPGPQEGSATPAEKQNDEKTLGVEDEKQMGDAATSFSVSVPGDAAFVRLSCSPAHRRAVALSTMSAQSSMEDRSSSVTSRSRSVSPLRRHDDALLIGLSTGLFDANNPKMLRTCSLPDLRKIFSGSTEPDGASAHDNNLEIEDLEDKEDEQSDTDAYEDEDLRELRASMERLLQQQQSDDDDEETGMSDGSPLDEDEHAGLNGQSKSSSVEGTLKSAAALEEDDDDPDSSPEEEASNGHDAEEDEEQNSEGKLNEEWQSDDGEEEGMSDLEQQDSIFSRLEVLRFHLEQAMGFEHFIQAYNKIKELIEDEDKSIAVGSDMVQSILGPEHQHLYPKILHLVMADGAYEEDNDE, from the exons ATGGATAAATATGAGAAGGTGAAGAAGATCGGGGAGGGATCTTTCGGGAAAGCCATTCTGGTAAAGTCCAAGGAGGATGGTCACCAGTACGTCATCAAGGAGATCGGCATCTCCAGG ATGTCTAATAAAGAGAGACAAGAGTCGCGCAAAGAAGTGGCCGTGTTGGCGAACATGAGTCACCCCAATATTGTGCAGTACAAGGAGTCATTTGAAG AGAAAGGTTGCCTGTATATCGTGATGGACTACTGCGAGGGAGGCGACCTGTTTAAGAAGATCAACAACCAGAAAGGACTTCTTTTCCCTGAAGAACAG ATACTTGACTGGTTTGTGCAGATATGCCTGGCTCTCAAACACGTACACGATCGTAAGATCCTTCACAGGGATATCAAGTCACAG AATATTTTCCTGACTAAGGATGGTACAGTACAGCTAGGGGACTTTGGGATCGCCAGAGTTTTAAGCAG TACCGTGGAGTTGGCCAGGACCTGCATCGGCACACCTTACTATCTTTCCCCTGAGATTTGTGAAAATAAACCATACAACAATAAAAG TGATATTTGGGCCTTGGGATGTGTCCTGTATGAAATGTGCACACTTAAGCATGCT TTTGAGGCCGGGAACATGAAGAATTTGGTGCTGAACATCATCCGAGGTTCATACCCCCCAGTGTCGGTGCATTACTCTCAGGATCTGCGTGCTCTCTTGGGCCTGCTTTTCAAACGCAACCCGCGGGAGAGACCCTCAGTCGGTGCCATACTGAACAAGCCGTTTCTCGCCCGCAGAATCCAGAAGTTTCTCTCTCCGCAG ctcaTCGCTCAGGAATTCAGCAAACAACCCAAAATAAATGTTGCCCAGGGAGTACCAG CCAAGCACCCAATCCCTGGTCCAGCATCCATTACCCCTGCTCAGAAAATCACTAAACCAGCCGCCAAATACGGAGTGCCTTTAATAGCGAAGAGACCTGCCGACACCATCCGGAAACCAGCTGATGCAGCCAGGAAACCGGCAGAGAGGAAGCTCGGGGTCAAATTCAGACAG GCTCTTCCTCCAGCAGCagttcagaggagaatgagtcgactggaggaggagaggaggaggcaTGAG GATGGAGCGAAGAAAAAACGAGTGGagctgatggagagagagaggaaacagcGAGAGCAG atgTTTATCCTGAAGGCTGCTCAGATGAAAAGATTTGAGAGGGAGAAG CTTAATAGGATCAACCGTGCACGAGAGCAAGGCTGGAAGAACGTTTTAAGCTCCAGTGGAGGAAGTAGCCCAGAGAGGAAG TTTTTTGGGGGTGGAGGTATGGGAGTCTCTCCTACTCCAGTACCAATCCCCTCTCTTCCTGGACCTGCCCATGTCCCACCTTCACTTCCGGGCTCCAAAGCATCAGGGGACTGCATCCCAGCAAA GCTGCGAGCTCAGGTTGCGGCAGAGAGGGCCAATCAGGTGAAGGAGTTCCTGCAGCGCAAACAAGAAGCCCTGCACAATAAAGTCCGTGCCGAAGGCCAGTTG GAGTACTTGGCACGGTTGAGGCAGATCAGACTGCAGAACTTTAACGAGCGCCTGCAGATTAAAGCTCGCCTCAGAGGAGAGAAG catgacagtgagtGTTCAGACAGTCAGGAGTCTTGTGAGGAGTTGGAGCTCAGGAGGAAAAAGATTGAAGCTCTGAAG GTGCAGTCGAAGGCCCGTGCAGCTGTCCTGAAAGAGCAGCTAGAGAAGAAACGGAGAGAGGCTTacgagaaagaaaagaaagcatgGAAAGAGCAT CTCGCTGCTCGAGGAGTAAAGGTTGACATCGGACCCCCGAAAGGAGCTGCGCCACCTTGGCCTGACCACACCCCTCAGGATGCCATCACTAAAGCCACACCCTCTTCTAGACCCAACACTCCAGCTATCTCTATGACTGCAGCGCTGAAGGATGTTGGCGTG ACTGCATCTGGGCAGAGTTCCCCAATGAAGGAAGATCCCTCAAAACCCGAGACATCAGATGTTCAG AGTGACAGGAAGGAGATTCTGCGCAGACTGAATCATAATTTAAGGGCATACCCTTCTAAAGAAGAGGGCGAGCAAGAGATGACACCTCTCAGTGAGCCAGGCCCCGACCCTCAGCCCTGCCAGCCAGTCACAGATGAGAGACCACAATCTGGGGGTGACAGACGTAGATGGGAGACCGGAGCTCCTCCTGTACTCTCGGTAGCACAGTGCACTCTGGAGGACACGTGTAGCACTATGGCAG GCTCTCAGACAGCGTCTTCAGAGGCGAGTCCCGTCTCTGGTGGTGACAGGAAGAAGTGGCAGCCTGGTGATGTTCCGCTTGCTGTGGCTCATCAGACTCTGGAGGACACCAGTATCACTACAGCAG AACAGACAACAGGTGAGGTCATTCCTATGGAGGCCTGGCAAGGGGAGGGGCTAAGGAAAGTATGGGGGCAGACCCCAgtttcagaagttttgaaaatTCTCGAGCAGGCTGAACTTCAGCCACTCACCCAGTGCCTGGATAACAGCAGCATTTGTGACGATACACACACCG AAAGCCTTATCCCTTCATTGGGGACTTCAGATGATCCTGAAGGAGTTACGTTGGGGCCTTACCTTCAGCCAAGCCAAGCCGTCATTGACCAAGACCAGGAAGAGCAAGCCACGATCAGCAAGGTCCAGGATCAGCAACCTGCTATTTGCCCAGATCAGGAACATCAAGCTGTCATTGTGCAGGTCCAAGATCGGCAAGTTGACATTGCCCCAGATCAGGAACAAGAAGTTAACATTCCCCAGGACCAAGATCAGCACACTCCGAATGACCAGGACCATGAGCAAGTATCAGAGTGTCCAGAGGCTCTGTCAGACGCAGTAGTGATCAGCAGTCACGAACTAAAACCAGACTCTCCAGAGAAGAGTCTCCCTGATGAAAAAGGGACTGAGG AAACAGATGAAATAGAGAGTTTGGTTCTGGAGGACGACCTTCCGCAGATATCCAGACCTCCGGCTGAAGTGGTAAATGCGTGGGGAGAGAAGGCTGTCCAACCCGG GCCACAAGAGGGCAGTGCAACACCGGCAGAGAAGCAGAATGACGAAAAGACTCTAGGTGTGGAGGATGAAAAGCAAATGGGGGATGCAG CCACTTCTTTCTCCGTGTCAGTGCCTGGTGACGCTGCATTTGTGAGGTTGAGCTGTAGTCCAGCACACAGGCGCGCAGTGGCGCTGTCCACCATGTCCGCCCAGTCCTCGATGGAAGACAGGTCGTCCTCAGTCACTTCCCGCTCACGCTCCGTGTCACCGCTACGCCGCCATGATGACGCACTTTTGATCGGCCTCTCCACTGGCCTTTTTGACGCCAACAACCCTAAG ATGCTGAGGACATGCTCTCTACCAGATCTCCGTAAAATCTTCAGTGGCTCTACAGAACCTGATGGTGCCTCTGCGCATGACAACAATCTGGAGATCGAGGACCTGGAGGACAAAGAGGATGAGCAGTCTGATACAGA TGCATATGAGGATGAAGATCTGCGAGAGCTCAGAGCCTCGATGGAGAGGCTGCTTCAACAGCAAcaaagtgatgatgatgatgaagagacTGGTATGTCTGATGGCAGTCCTCTTGATGAAGACGAGCATGCCGGATTGAATGGTCAGAGCAAGAGCAGTTCAGTGGAGGGTACCTTGAAGAGTGCAGCAGCTCTggaggaggatgatgacgaTCCTGACAGCAGTCCTGAAGAAGAGGCCAGCAACGGGCATGATgcagaggaggatgaagaacaGAACAGCGAGGGGAAGCTCAACGAGGAGTGGCAGTCAG ATGACGGTGAGGAAGAGGGGATGAGTGATTTGGAGCAGCAGGACAGTATATTCAGCCGTCTGGAAGTGCTGCGTTTTCATTTGGAGCAGGCCATGGGCTTTGAGCACTTCATCCAAGCCTACAACAAGATCAAG GAACTAATTGAAGACGAAGACAAGAGCATCGCTGTGGGTTCTGACATGGTGCAAAGCATTCTGGGACCTGAGCACCAGCACCTGTATCCCAAAATCCTCCACTTAGTAATGGCAGATGGAGCATATGAAGAAG
- the nek1 gene encoding serine/threonine-protein kinase Nek1 isoform X4 — MDKYEKVKKIGEGSFGKAILVKSKEDGHQYVIKEIGISRMSNKERQESRKEVAVLANMSHPNIVQYKESFEEKGCLYIVMDYCEGGDLFKKINNQKGLLFPEEQILDWFVQICLALKHVHDRKILHRDIKSQNIFLTKDGTVQLGDFGIARVLSSTVELARTCIGTPYYLSPEICENKPYNNKSDIWALGCVLYEMCTLKHAFEAGNMKNLVLNIIRGSYPPVSVHYSQDLRALLGLLFKRNPRERPSVGAILNKPFLARRIQKFLSPQLIAQEFSKQPKINVAQGVPAKHPIPGPASITPAQKITKPAAKYGVPLIAKRPADTIRKPADAARKPAERKLGVKFRQALPPAAVQRRMSRLEEERRRHEDGAKKKRVELMERERKQREQMFILKAAQMKRFEREKLNRINRAREQGWKNVLSSSGGSSPERKFFGGGGMGVSPTPVPIPSLPGPAHVPPSLPGSKASGDCIPAKPALDPGMPNGHACVSDYHSVKSQARRTSLQNETVTKNDYANRLRAQVAAERANQVKEFLQRKQEALHNKVRAEGQLEYLARLRQIRLQNFNERLQIKARLRGEKHDSECSDSQESCEELELRRKKIEALKVQSKARAAVLKEQLEKKRREAYEKEKKAWKEHLAARGVKVDIGPPKGAAPPWPDHTPQDAITKATPSSRPNTPAISMTAALKDVGVTASGQSSPMKEDPSKPETSDVQSDRKEILRRLNHNLRAYPSKEEGEQEMTPLSEPGPDPQPCQPVTDERPQSGGDRRRWETGAPPVLSVAQCTLEDTCSTMAGSQTASSEASPVSGGDRKKWQPGDVPLAVAHQTLEDTSITTAEQTTGEVIPMEAWQGEGLRKVWGQTPVSEVLKILEQAELQPLTQCLDNSSICDDTHTESLIPSLGTSDDPEGVTLGPYLQPSQAVIDQDQEEQATISKVQDQQPAICPDQEHQAVIVQVQDRQVDIAPDQEQEVNIPQDQDQHTPNDQDHEQVSECPEALSDAVVISSHELKPDSPEKSLPDEKGTEETDEIESLVLEDDLPQISRPPAEVVNAWGEKAVQPGPQEGSATPAEKQNDEKTLGVEDEKQMGDAATSFSVSVPGDAAFVRLSCSPAHRRAVALSTMSAQSSMEDRSSSVTSRSRSVSPLRRHDDALLIGLSTGLFDANNPKMLRTCSLPDLRKIFSGSTEPDGASAHDNNLEIEDLEDKEDEQSDTDAYEDEDLRELRASMERLLQQQQSDDDDEETGMSDGSPLDEDEHAGLNGQSKSSSVEGTLKSAAALEEDDDDPDSSPEEEASNGHDAEEDEEQNSEGKLNEEWQSDDGEEEGMSDLEQQDSIFSRLEVLRFHLEQAMGFEHFIQAYNKIKELIEDEDKSIAVGSDMVQSILGPEHQHLYPKILHLVMADGAYEEDNDE; from the exons ATGGATAAATATGAGAAGGTGAAGAAGATCGGGGAGGGATCTTTCGGGAAAGCCATTCTGGTAAAGTCCAAGGAGGATGGTCACCAGTACGTCATCAAGGAGATCGGCATCTCCAGG ATGTCTAATAAAGAGAGACAAGAGTCGCGCAAAGAAGTGGCCGTGTTGGCGAACATGAGTCACCCCAATATTGTGCAGTACAAGGAGTCATTTGAAG AGAAAGGTTGCCTGTATATCGTGATGGACTACTGCGAGGGAGGCGACCTGTTTAAGAAGATCAACAACCAGAAAGGACTTCTTTTCCCTGAAGAACAG ATACTTGACTGGTTTGTGCAGATATGCCTGGCTCTCAAACACGTACACGATCGTAAGATCCTTCACAGGGATATCAAGTCACAG AATATTTTCCTGACTAAGGATGGTACAGTACAGCTAGGGGACTTTGGGATCGCCAGAGTTTTAAGCAG TACCGTGGAGTTGGCCAGGACCTGCATCGGCACACCTTACTATCTTTCCCCTGAGATTTGTGAAAATAAACCATACAACAATAAAAG TGATATTTGGGCCTTGGGATGTGTCCTGTATGAAATGTGCACACTTAAGCATGCT TTTGAGGCCGGGAACATGAAGAATTTGGTGCTGAACATCATCCGAGGTTCATACCCCCCAGTGTCGGTGCATTACTCTCAGGATCTGCGTGCTCTCTTGGGCCTGCTTTTCAAACGCAACCCGCGGGAGAGACCCTCAGTCGGTGCCATACTGAACAAGCCGTTTCTCGCCCGCAGAATCCAGAAGTTTCTCTCTCCGCAG ctcaTCGCTCAGGAATTCAGCAAACAACCCAAAATAAATGTTGCCCAGGGAGTACCAG CCAAGCACCCAATCCCTGGTCCAGCATCCATTACCCCTGCTCAGAAAATCACTAAACCAGCCGCCAAATACGGAGTGCCTTTAATAGCGAAGAGACCTGCCGACACCATCCGGAAACCAGCTGATGCAGCCAGGAAACCGGCAGAGAGGAAGCTCGGGGTCAAATTCAGACAG GCTCTTCCTCCAGCAGCagttcagaggagaatgagtcgactggaggaggagaggaggaggcaTGAG GATGGAGCGAAGAAAAAACGAGTGGagctgatggagagagagaggaaacagcGAGAGCAG atgTTTATCCTGAAGGCTGCTCAGATGAAAAGATTTGAGAGGGAGAAG CTTAATAGGATCAACCGTGCACGAGAGCAAGGCTGGAAGAACGTTTTAAGCTCCAGTGGAGGAAGTAGCCCAGAGAGGAAG TTTTTTGGGGGTGGAGGTATGGGAGTCTCTCCTACTCCAGTACCAATCCCCTCTCTTCCTGGACCTGCCCATGTCCCACCTTCACTTCCGGGCTCCAAAGCATCAGGGGACTGCATCCCAGCAAA GCCTGCCCTAGACCCTGGAATGCCTAATGGGCATGCCTGCGTCTCAGATTATCACTCTGTCAAGAGCCAGGCACGGAGGACAAGTCTCCAAAACGAGACCGTAACTAAAAATGACTATGCTAACAG GCTGCGAGCTCAGGTTGCGGCAGAGAGGGCCAATCAGGTGAAGGAGTTCCTGCAGCGCAAACAAGAAGCCCTGCACAATAAAGTCCGTGCCGAAGGCCAGTTG GAGTACTTGGCACGGTTGAGGCAGATCAGACTGCAGAACTTTAACGAGCGCCTGCAGATTAAAGCTCGCCTCAGAGGAGAGAAG catgacagtgagtGTTCAGACAGTCAGGAGTCTTGTGAGGAGTTGGAGCTCAGGAGGAAAAAGATTGAAGCTCTGAAG GTGCAGTCGAAGGCCCGTGCAGCTGTCCTGAAAGAGCAGCTAGAGAAGAAACGGAGAGAGGCTTacgagaaagaaaagaaagcatgGAAAGAGCAT CTCGCTGCTCGAGGAGTAAAGGTTGACATCGGACCCCCGAAAGGAGCTGCGCCACCTTGGCCTGACCACACCCCTCAGGATGCCATCACTAAAGCCACACCCTCTTCTAGACCCAACACTCCAGCTATCTCTATGACTGCAGCGCTGAAGGATGTTGGCGTG ACTGCATCTGGGCAGAGTTCCCCAATGAAGGAAGATCCCTCAAAACCCGAGACATCAGATGTTCAG AGTGACAGGAAGGAGATTCTGCGCAGACTGAATCATAATTTAAGGGCATACCCTTCTAAAGAAGAGGGCGAGCAAGAGATGACACCTCTCAGTGAGCCAGGCCCCGACCCTCAGCCCTGCCAGCCAGTCACAGATGAGAGACCACAATCTGGGGGTGACAGACGTAGATGGGAGACCGGAGCTCCTCCTGTACTCTCGGTAGCACAGTGCACTCTGGAGGACACGTGTAGCACTATGGCAG GCTCTCAGACAGCGTCTTCAGAGGCGAGTCCCGTCTCTGGTGGTGACAGGAAGAAGTGGCAGCCTGGTGATGTTCCGCTTGCTGTGGCTCATCAGACTCTGGAGGACACCAGTATCACTACAGCAG AACAGACAACAGGTGAGGTCATTCCTATGGAGGCCTGGCAAGGGGAGGGGCTAAGGAAAGTATGGGGGCAGACCCCAgtttcagaagttttgaaaatTCTCGAGCAGGCTGAACTTCAGCCACTCACCCAGTGCCTGGATAACAGCAGCATTTGTGACGATACACACACCG AAAGCCTTATCCCTTCATTGGGGACTTCAGATGATCCTGAAGGAGTTACGTTGGGGCCTTACCTTCAGCCAAGCCAAGCCGTCATTGACCAAGACCAGGAAGAGCAAGCCACGATCAGCAAGGTCCAGGATCAGCAACCTGCTATTTGCCCAGATCAGGAACATCAAGCTGTCATTGTGCAGGTCCAAGATCGGCAAGTTGACATTGCCCCAGATCAGGAACAAGAAGTTAACATTCCCCAGGACCAAGATCAGCACACTCCGAATGACCAGGACCATGAGCAAGTATCAGAGTGTCCAGAGGCTCTGTCAGACGCAGTAGTGATCAGCAGTCACGAACTAAAACCAGACTCTCCAGAGAAGAGTCTCCCTGATGAAAAAGGGACTGAGG AAACAGATGAAATAGAGAGTTTGGTTCTGGAGGACGACCTTCCGCAGATATCCAGACCTCCGGCTGAAGTGGTAAATGCGTGGGGAGAGAAGGCTGTCCAACCCGG GCCACAAGAGGGCAGTGCAACACCGGCAGAGAAGCAGAATGACGAAAAGACTCTAGGTGTGGAGGATGAAAAGCAAATGGGGGATGCAG CCACTTCTTTCTCCGTGTCAGTGCCTGGTGACGCTGCATTTGTGAGGTTGAGCTGTAGTCCAGCACACAGGCGCGCAGTGGCGCTGTCCACCATGTCCGCCCAGTCCTCGATGGAAGACAGGTCGTCCTCAGTCACTTCCCGCTCACGCTCCGTGTCACCGCTACGCCGCCATGATGACGCACTTTTGATCGGCCTCTCCACTGGCCTTTTTGACGCCAACAACCCTAAG ATGCTGAGGACATGCTCTCTACCAGATCTCCGTAAAATCTTCAGTGGCTCTACAGAACCTGATGGTGCCTCTGCGCATGACAACAATCTGGAGATCGAGGACCTGGAGGACAAAGAGGATGAGCAGTCTGATACAGA TGCATATGAGGATGAAGATCTGCGAGAGCTCAGAGCCTCGATGGAGAGGCTGCTTCAACAGCAAcaaagtgatgatgatgatgaagagacTGGTATGTCTGATGGCAGTCCTCTTGATGAAGACGAGCATGCCGGATTGAATGGTCAGAGCAAGAGCAGTTCAGTGGAGGGTACCTTGAAGAGTGCAGCAGCTCTggaggaggatgatgacgaTCCTGACAGCAGTCCTGAAGAAGAGGCCAGCAACGGGCATGATgcagaggaggatgaagaacaGAACAGCGAGGGGAAGCTCAACGAGGAGTGGCAGTCAG ATGACGGTGAGGAAGAGGGGATGAGTGATTTGGAGCAGCAGGACAGTATATTCAGCCGTCTGGAAGTGCTGCGTTTTCATTTGGAGCAGGCCATGGGCTTTGAGCACTTCATCCAAGCCTACAACAAGATCAAG GAACTAATTGAAGACGAAGACAAGAGCATCGCTGTGGGTTCTGACATGGTGCAAAGCATTCTGGGACCTGAGCACCAGCACCTGTATCCCAAAATCCTCCACTTAGTAATGGCAGATGGAGCATATGAAGAAG